A single genomic interval of Candidatus Poribacteria bacterium harbors:
- the metH gene encoding methionine synthase: MAGTERIIYLKNELKERILILDGAMGSLLQTYRLTEADFRGEQFADHPCELKGYNDLLSITQPHIVREIHANYCSAGADIIETNTFTSTSVSMADYQLQDVAYQVNYAAASIAREVADKWTSPDKPRFVAGSMGPTNRSCCISPNVNDPGYRNITFSQLVSAYTTQAEGLIDGGADFLLVETVMDTLNCKAALFAIQTLAEARGIDIPLIVSSDRSGGGGRNLSGQTVEAFWNSVRHVNLLAVGLNCGFGAQQIRPYLAEMAKLADIPVICYPNAGLPNELGQYTQTPAEMGEWMHDFAQNGFVNIVGGCCGSQPEHIETIAKVAAEYAPREPVPQERACRLSGLEAFNITPDSLFVNVGERTNVTGSRRFATLIKNEDYETALEVARDQVENGAQLIDINMDAGMLDAKTAIVKFLNLIAAEPDISRVPIMLDSSRWEVIEAGLACVQGKGIVNSISLKEGEEDFLAKARQIRRYGAAVIVMAFDEEGQADTYERKVEICRRAYQLLTEQVGFPPEDIIFDPNIFAVATGIEEHNEYAKAFIEACEQIKATCPHALVSGGVSNISFAFRGNDTVREAMHAAFLYHAINTGMDMGIVNAGQLAVYDDLPKPLLEAVEDVLFNRREDATDRLVNLADTLKGPGKKKRVNREWRKLPVEKRLSHALVEGIIEYIEDDTEEARLKHERPIQVIEGPLMDGMNRVGELFGDGKMFLPQVVKSARVMKKAVAHLIPYIEQAQAEGGIQSRGKIVMATVKGDVHDIGKNIVGVVLGCNNYEVIDLGVMVPAEEILETARKENADIIGLSGLITPSLDEMVHVAGEMEREGFHIPLLIGGATTSKVHTAVQIEPTYSGSTIYVRDASRSVGVVSNLMSGERQQTFTEQTREEYAEIRERRAKNRQQANLLPFEVAQQRKFTPDWRNYQPPPPRLIGTEVFEDYSLAELVDYIDWSPFFTTWGLRGKYPNILEHPEVGEEARKLLKDAETLLQTIVEEKRFQAHAVVGLFPANGVGEDTEIYADEARAEVIATLYHLRQQTEQPFTRPNLSLGDFIAPKTTEVPDYIGAFAVTTGIGVSELCAEFEQKQDDYNSIMAKALADRLAEAFAERMHQYVRTMLWGYAVDETLDNEALIAEKYRGIRPAPGYPACPDHTQKRTLFDLLKVTENTSISLTESLAMSPAASVSGWYYSHPEARYFSIARIGEDQVSDYAERTGMELETAKRWLKPLLT; this comes from the coding sequence ATGGCAGGTACTGAACGGATAATATATCTTAAAAATGAACTGAAGGAACGGATCCTGATTCTCGATGGGGCAATGGGATCGCTGTTGCAGACCTATCGCCTTACAGAGGCAGATTTTCGAGGCGAACAATTTGCCGATCACCCGTGCGAACTCAAAGGCTATAACGATCTGCTTTCCATAACACAACCGCACATTGTCCGAGAAATACACGCAAACTATTGTAGCGCGGGTGCGGACATCATCGAAACAAACACTTTTACCAGCACATCTGTGTCAATGGCGGACTATCAACTTCAAGATGTCGCATATCAGGTAAACTATGCGGCTGCGTCTATCGCTCGCGAGGTCGCGGATAAATGGACATCGCCAGACAAACCGCGCTTCGTCGCCGGGAGCATGGGACCTACTAACCGGAGCTGCTGCATTTCGCCAAATGTGAATGACCCAGGATACCGGAACATCACTTTTTCACAACTCGTTTCCGCCTACACGACGCAAGCGGAGGGCTTAATTGATGGCGGCGCAGACTTTCTCCTCGTCGAGACCGTCATGGATACGCTCAACTGCAAAGCCGCGCTCTTCGCCATACAAACCCTCGCTGAAGCACGAGGCATTGACATCCCTCTTATCGTTTCCTCCGACAGAAGTGGTGGCGGCGGTCGCAACCTCTCCGGACAGACAGTTGAAGCCTTCTGGAACTCTGTTCGGCATGTAAACCTGCTCGCCGTCGGGTTGAACTGCGGCTTTGGTGCACAACAGATCCGTCCGTATCTCGCTGAAATGGCGAAATTGGCTGATATACCCGTTATCTGCTATCCGAACGCTGGATTGCCAAATGAACTCGGTCAATATACACAGACCCCAGCGGAAATGGGAGAGTGGATGCACGATTTCGCGCAGAACGGGTTTGTCAATATCGTCGGTGGATGTTGTGGGAGTCAACCTGAACATATAGAAACCATCGCTAAAGTCGCCGCTGAATACGCACCGCGAGAGCCTGTACCACAAGAACGCGCCTGCCGTCTCAGCGGTTTAGAGGCATTCAACATCACACCCGATTCTCTCTTTGTTAACGTTGGTGAACGGACAAACGTAACAGGATCCCGCCGATTTGCAACCCTCATCAAAAATGAGGACTATGAGACGGCATTAGAGGTTGCCAGAGATCAAGTCGAAAACGGCGCACAACTTATCGACATCAATATGGACGCGGGCATGTTAGATGCCAAAACCGCAATCGTTAAGTTTCTTAACCTCATTGCAGCGGAACCTGATATTAGTCGAGTGCCTATTATGCTGGACTCCAGTCGATGGGAGGTCATAGAGGCAGGTTTGGCGTGCGTTCAGGGAAAAGGGATTGTCAATTCAATCAGTTTGAAAGAGGGAGAGGAAGATTTCTTAGCAAAAGCACGACAAATCCGCAGGTACGGTGCCGCTGTTATCGTCATGGCGTTTGACGAAGAAGGGCAGGCGGATACCTACGAACGGAAAGTGGAAATCTGTCGTAGGGCATATCAACTCCTGACAGAACAGGTTGGGTTTCCACCGGAAGACATTATTTTCGATCCGAATATCTTTGCTGTCGCAACCGGTATCGAAGAACACAACGAATACGCGAAGGCGTTTATTGAAGCCTGTGAGCAGATTAAAGCCACGTGTCCACACGCTTTGGTAAGCGGAGGTGTCAGCAACATCTCCTTCGCCTTCCGTGGCAACGATACAGTGCGCGAGGCGATGCACGCCGCTTTTCTCTATCATGCCATCAATACTGGTATGGACATGGGCATCGTTAATGCTGGGCAACTCGCGGTTTATGACGATCTACCGAAACCGCTCTTAGAAGCCGTGGAGGATGTCCTGTTCAATCGCCGAGAAGATGCGACCGATCGACTCGTTAACCTCGCGGATACACTGAAAGGCCCGGGTAAAAAGAAACGTGTAAATAGGGAATGGCGGAAACTACCGGTGGAAAAACGACTCAGTCACGCCCTCGTCGAAGGAATTATCGAATACATCGAAGATGATACAGAAGAGGCACGTCTTAAACACGAACGTCCGATACAGGTAATTGAGGGACCTTTGATGGACGGAATGAACCGTGTTGGTGAACTCTTCGGAGATGGTAAGATGTTCCTACCACAGGTCGTCAAAAGCGCACGGGTCATGAAAAAGGCGGTTGCCCACCTCATTCCATATATTGAGCAGGCACAGGCAGAAGGTGGTATCCAATCCAGAGGCAAAATTGTGATGGCGACGGTGAAGGGCGATGTTCACGACATCGGCAAGAATATTGTTGGGGTCGTGCTTGGGTGCAACAATTATGAGGTCATTGATCTCGGTGTGATGGTACCTGCGGAAGAAATTCTGGAAACAGCACGGAAAGAGAACGCTGATATTATTGGATTGAGCGGACTTATCACACCGTCGTTAGATGAGATGGTGCACGTCGCTGGAGAGATGGAGCGTGAAGGTTTCCATATCCCACTCCTTATCGGCGGTGCGACGACTTCAAAGGTACACACCGCCGTTCAAATTGAACCGACTTATAGCGGTTCAACAATTTACGTCAGGGATGCCTCTCGAAGTGTTGGCGTTGTTAGCAATCTGATGAGTGGTGAGAGACAACAGACCTTTACCGAGCAGACACGTGAAGAATACGCTGAGATTCGGGAACGCCGAGCCAAAAACCGGCAACAGGCGAACCTGCTACCCTTTGAGGTTGCCCAACAGCGGAAATTCACACCGGATTGGCGGAATTATCAACCGCCTCCGCCGCGCCTGATAGGCACGGAGGTTTTTGAAGATTACTCTTTAGCGGAACTCGTTGATTACATCGACTGGAGCCCTTTTTTTACGACGTGGGGACTCCGCGGCAAGTATCCGAATATACTGGAGCATCCAGAAGTCGGTGAGGAAGCACGGAAACTCCTTAAGGATGCTGAAACGCTTCTCCAAACTATCGTTGAAGAGAAAAGGTTTCAGGCACACGCTGTCGTTGGGCTTTTTCCTGCTAATGGTGTCGGTGAAGATACCGAAATTTACGCGGATGAAGCGCGAGCAGAAGTGATCGCTACCCTGTACCATCTGCGTCAACAGACGGAACAACCCTTCACGAGACCGAACCTCAGCCTCGGTGATTTTATCGCCCCAAAAACAACAGAGGTCCCGGATTATATCGGGGCATTTGCTGTGACGACAGGTATCGGTGTTTCCGAACTCTGTGCTGAGTTTGAACAGAAGCAGGACGATTACAACAGTATTATGGCAAAGGCGTTAGCAGACCGATTAGCGGAGGCTTTCGCGGAGCGGATGCATCAGTACGTCCGCACAATGCTTTGGGGTTATGCCGTTGATGAGACATTGGATAATGAGGCACTGATTGCCGAGAAATACCGCGGGATTCGTCCAGCACCCGGATATCCTGCATGCCCTGACCACACCCAAAAACGGACCTTGTTTGACTTATTGAAGGTCACAGAAAACACGAGCATCTCTCTCACTGAGAGTTTGGCAATGTCCCCGGCGGCATCTGTGAGCGGCTGGTACTACTCACATCCAGAGGCGCGGTATTTCAGTATTGCCAGAATCGGAGAGGATCAGGTGTCGGATTATGCAGAACGCACCGGTATGGAATTAGAAACAGCAAAGCGTTGGCTGAAACCGTTGCTGACGTAA
- a CDS encoding VOC family protein, which translates to MGNPVVHFEIAGKDAKSLSEFYSSLFGWSSNQDPSGIYGLDPAAENEVCGHILPTTDDMPVSNYITIYIQVDDLQASLEKVESLGGKTCVPPQVIPGGIGSFAMFLDPGGNSVGLYQPQA; encoded by the coding sequence ATGGGAAATCCAGTTGTACATTTTGAGATAGCGGGTAAGGATGCTAAATCACTAAGCGAATTCTATAGTTCGCTATTTGGTTGGAGTTCCAACCAAGATCCAAGTGGCATTTACGGATTGGATCCGGCAGCGGAGAACGAGGTGTGTGGACACATACTTCCAACAACCGACGACATGCCTGTCTCCAACTATATCACGATCTATATTCAGGTTGATGACCTTCAGGCATCGCTTGAGAAGGTAGAAAGTCTTGGTGGCAAGACCTGTGTACCACCTCAGGTTATTCCGGGAGGTATAGGATCCTTCGCGATGTTCCTCGACCCAGGTGGTAACAGCGTCGGTTTGTATCAACCCCAGGCGTGA